The stretch of DNA CACCAGATGTGGAACATCATGCAACCCCTCAAACACAATGGGGAGTCTgagatgtactgtacattttatgcaatctgatttgtttttttgtttttctttgatCATATGATATGTGCATTGAATAAAAACTTTGAAGATGGCATTGTCAGAGGAGAGGATTAAAAGAAGGTATTCTCACATTTTGTATTTTCTGTTAGAATGCAGAAATAGACTAAGATTGGCATAGAAGTAACGTTATCTAATATAAGACTACTTCCTTGCCTGTGGGTGTGCAGTTTAGATTATGATGGCTCATCCAAAGGAAAGTAAAGAATTGTAATGCAGGAAGGGACAAGAGCATGCAAGTAAAAGTTTTTATAGGCATTGAAGAGGAAAGAACAAATTCACGTCCACACATTCATAGGTTTTAATTAAATATTTGTTACAATAACTGCAATAGCTCTGGCCAGAAAATATATTTAACGAGTTGCCATTATCATAAAAACCATGTTCATCAAAAATGTTAATACACTTATACACTAAATACTGTAGTCCCAGGGCTGGTTAAAGTCTTTGTAGGCCCTGGTCCCTCTCATAATCGTAGGCCCCCAAGATACGTCTATAGATAAACCATGGGACAGAAACAACTGTCTTCACTTGTACTACTCACAATTGAGAATGAGCTTTTGCCAAAATTGAATGATGTAGTCTGTGTTTGTGCTAATAAAAAGATTGAACGGAACCAGGCAGGGATGTCCTTTATCTCCGCtgctattcgccctctgtatggAGCCTCTAGCTGCAAACATAAGAAACAACCCCAACATAGCAGGAGTTCAGGTGAAGGGACAGATATACAAAATTGcactttactgctgcggccgagtttattcgagcatttgcccgttctcggccgcagcagtaacctggcgcgcgccggagggtgccgggcgcgcgccgaagcagcggaagagcgccctccgatcggggcgctctccctcccgctgccgggtccgccggctcccccggaaccccctgccgccgtcccccacatcgcgggacaccagggctccctcggggagccctggacgcgcgtgcagggggcgctggcacccgatgacgcgtgaccgcgcatcggtgatgcgcggcacgctgagggagtgcggctagcacgccggggcatcccccggcttgaggtgctagccgtgctcgaattaaacgtgtcggtagtgtatgcagaCGATGTGATCCTTACAATAACCAAACCTCAAACTTCGCTCCCTAACCTGCACTCCATTCTGTCTTGTTTTAAAGATATCTCAGGtttcaaaattaatagtaacaagcCTGAGGCACTAAATATAAATTTGTCTAAAGACCAAGTTAAATTGATTGCTCTAAACTTTGACTTTAAGTGGCAACCGAAggcgatcaaatacctagggatatTTATCACAAAAGACTATAGCACCTTCTATAGGGAGAATTATCCAAGGGTCCTGAGGGCTCTCAAATCTGACATTGGGTCATGGTCCGACCACGCTATTTCATGGATAGGCAGAATACATTgcataaaaatgaacatactgcCCCGCCTCCTGTATCTTTTCCAGACTCTGCCCATCCCCTTGGTAATAGAGCAATTTAAGACTCTACAGTCTATTATAAACAAATTTATctggaaaaataaaacaccaagaATTGGTAAGAAAATTTTAAATATACCGAACAAGACAGGAGGCCTGGGTATCCCATGCCTTATGGCCTATTATAATGCAAAGTTAATGTTTAATGTACATTTACTTAAGTCAGAGCTAATATCTGAGGCTAATAAACTTAGTTCATATATCCAACACTACATTGTACTATTTTGTTATGCTGTTACGCTACTTATTATTAATTCTTGATTATTCAACTTTCCACAATAGCTCCCAATTTTATTTAACGTtacatgcatgtgtatatatacttcaACATTTGTagacaaattattattataaaaaggtTTTGTAAAGTAATTCTATGAAAGCAAATTATTAAGTTTGATTTAGcagttttcttttctcatttttgagTCTTCTGAGATTTTTTGTGAGGTAAAACCTTTTCCTAGGCCCTTGGAGTTTCGTAGGTTCTGGGCACTATTGTGCCCAATGGAGAATCCAGGCCTGTGTAGGCCTACATATGTATACAACTAGGATGGCAAGTTTAGCTGTAAtgtttgtgtatttcttttagcACATCATGCTTGTAGtggggtttttttattttatatttattggcaTGAGTCCTTCAACAGCTATGATAACAAAATGAGATTGGGAAATCCAAAATAATTTCATATTTGTCTATATTATAAAGATTATTGTTTCAAATGTTTGCATGGTGTGAGCATGTCTAACTTCTTTGTTTCAAGATGCATTTAAACTGCAGTATTTTGTGTGGAGAAATGCAAACAAAATTCTGTTAAAATAATTAGCAGCAAAAGCAAACTTGCAAATTTACATGTGCAAGCAATTGATTCTGTAGAACATGATCTCATTACATGTGAAACCGATATGCATATACACTCCactgcaagtttaaatgtagTACATGGTCATTTAGTGGTGTAATGAGTGATCTGCTATTTATCATCTTtctgatcatcatcatcatcatcatcatcatcaccaatcATCTTCATGAGCATCAATATATTCTTGTTTATATGAACAAGAAAGTGCATGTTTGGTTAAGCGGATTGTAAATCGTATGTTCCACCAGTGAAGGTATGTTCTATGCTTCTATTCACTTGGTTTCTTAACCATTTTGTATCTAAGAAAGAACACCACAACCTGCTTAGCTTTTCCAGTATGACTTTGCCATTACACCACTAAAAACATGTAAGATTTGAAAGAGTGCAAATAAAGGAAAATGTGGCTCTATATCCTGAGGGATAtttttttccctctgtttttTCCTGCCATAGTTTGAGACCGGTAGTTACCACCACCACCATGAAGGCTGGAGATATTCTCATGCTCACAATGCTATTTTGGGACCCTTTGGGGAACTCATGACTGAAGATGATATCATTCGTATTGAAAAACAAATTGAGAATCTTCAAGTAATGCACAAAGTCCAGAAGGTAGAAACGGAGCTGGAGCAACTTGAACATGAACTTCAGCAACTCCTTCCTGTATCAGCTGCATTATCCCAAGAGCACTTTACTGTTAACCCCAAGCAGATGCAAGGTAGAGCTGATGATCTCCCAGCCTGGTGTAGCAAAATCTCAACTCTTTTAAAAAGTATGGCCATCCTCTTGGCAACACTTGGTGGAAAAGAAGCTGATCTTGCAGACTTGGTGACTCGAGATCCACCGGAACAGTCACAAAATACATCAAAAGATGGTGGTACAAACATAGGTAGATCTCAGTCATTTAGTTCAAGTAGAGAAGAAGTTGAAAAGGAAATCAAGCAATGTGGTGTGTCAGTCAAAAATCTGAAGGCTAATTATGAATTGTACACACGGCCTCAAATTGCTTGTGCAGCATCCAGCAGAGTGTATAAAAGGAAGAGATCATTGCCAGTAGGAACTACCGCATATAGTTATAGAAGACAACCAATCTTAGAGGAAGACTATATAACACATAGTGAGCAGTTCCATGTTCTAAACGAAGACATATCTAGACGACTTGAAGAATCGCCCATAATTTTATCTCATGCACAACTAACATATAACGATGAAGATATTTTTCCAAGGGAGATAGAAACAAATAACCAAAGCACCATCATTGATGCATTTGGGGAGCCATTATTTAGCCCAGATCATATGACCAGAAGTCTTCCTGTACAGACAGAGCTTAGTTGTGTACAGGACTACATTGACATGAGGAAAGAGAGAATAGTTTATCTTTTTCTTGAGCACTGGAAAAAGTGGACATTCACAGAGTCCATTAAAAATAATAACACAAAAAGTAAAGGGATGGCTGACTCAGTAAACATTGATTTGGGAAATGAGCAGAAAGAGGGTGAGAGTAATGAAAGCAGAATAAATATGTCAAAGGGACCAAGTGATGATGATAGACTTTTATATTTTATGAAGCAAAGACAAGTTGTAGGGAAGTTGATTGGCCATTGGAGAAGCATAATCTGCCAAGTTCCAACAAGGCAGATAGCCCGTCTAAGCAGGGCCAACATGC from Ascaphus truei isolate aAscTru1 chromosome 6, aAscTru1.hap1, whole genome shotgun sequence encodes:
- the LOC142497326 gene encoding espin-like protein — protein: MTEDDIIRIEKQIENLQVMHKVQKVETELEQLEHELQQLLPVSAALSQEHFTVNPKQMQGRADDLPAWCSKISTLLKSMAILLATLGGKEADLADLVTRDPPEQSQNTSKDGGTNIGRSQSFSSSREEVEKEIKQCGVSVKNLKANYELYTRPQIACAASSRVYKRKRSLPVGTTAYSYRRQPILEEDYITHSEQFHVLNEDISRRLEESPIILSHAQLTYNDEDIFPREIETNNQSTIIDAFGEPLFSPDHMTRSLPVQTELSCVQDYIDMRKERIVYLFLEHWKKWTFTESIKNNNTKSKGMADSVNIDLGNEQKEGESNESRINMSKGPSDDDRLLYFMKQRQVVGKLIGHWRSIICQVPTRQIARLSRANMLYWPEHFLPHVNGAPVEYSSLTLDLFMLGYFQLLEMNMSREERKFRHILCYEMFDRLGSHSWELIRKFHKAVMEEIESGKRDWSDGFEDLKQQFFGDSMQGDLDGIKECGQLEETLTQNASQITLEIKVKESVEAPEELTPLPKSRKDSIQLVSELGEFTNDDICRYIDRSFSFWKEKEAELFDI